Proteins from a genomic interval of Nocardia sp. BMG51109:
- a CDS encoding MFS transporter, with the protein MLVGVFVAALDVLIVNIAFPGFERSFSSARLSELSWVLSAYAITFAALLMPAGRWADRFGRKRAFLSGVAVFTVASAGCAVASSLGMLIGARALQGVGGALLTPSSLGLLLGLFPPSRRGAAIGLWTAIGGAGAGVALPLGGLLVQADWRWVFFVNIPTGIVAVAAGWRLLPEFREKARAATDVLGIVVFAATVAAVVAAIVQGHVWGWGSPRILGLILLGVLGVAFTARRAVRHPAPVIEPAILRIPAVAFGNLATLLFFGGVGALLIGSTLFLTKVWHHSVLRSALEVLPGPVMAMAVAVPSGVLAARHGVRMVGLVGGVLFAAGGVWWAVVPGATPDYAAFLPGSFIGGTGFGLILPCLSAAATLSLPPERFATGAAMTSMCRQVGIALGVAMVTAVLDGDPGVDAYRSAFLIMAAFGLASGFALCAIVRVPRGNTAAVRSPAATQQAA; encoded by the coding sequence GTGCTCGTCGGCGTATTCGTCGCGGCGCTGGACGTCCTCATCGTGAACATCGCCTTTCCCGGCTTCGAGCGGTCCTTCTCGTCCGCGCGACTGAGTGAGCTGTCCTGGGTGCTGAGCGCCTACGCGATCACCTTCGCCGCGCTGCTGATGCCCGCCGGCCGATGGGCCGATCGGTTCGGACGCAAGCGCGCGTTCCTGTCGGGTGTCGCCGTATTCACCGTCGCCTCGGCGGGCTGTGCCGTGGCGTCCTCGCTCGGCATGCTCATCGGGGCCAGGGCATTGCAGGGCGTCGGCGGGGCCTTGCTGACGCCCAGCTCGCTCGGCCTGTTGCTCGGCCTGTTTCCACCAAGTCGGCGGGGCGCGGCGATCGGACTGTGGACGGCGATCGGCGGCGCGGGCGCCGGGGTGGCGCTGCCACTCGGCGGATTACTCGTTCAGGCCGATTGGCGATGGGTCTTCTTCGTCAACATCCCCACCGGCATCGTGGCGGTGGCGGCCGGGTGGCGACTCCTGCCCGAATTCCGCGAAAAGGCCCGTGCCGCCACGGATGTGCTCGGTATCGTCGTGTTCGCCGCGACTGTCGCCGCAGTGGTCGCCGCGATCGTGCAGGGCCATGTCTGGGGCTGGGGCAGCCCGCGGATTCTCGGATTGATCCTCCTCGGTGTTCTGGGCGTCGCCTTCACCGCGCGACGTGCGGTGCGCCATCCCGCGCCGGTCATCGAGCCGGCCATTCTGCGCATTCCGGCCGTCGCGTTCGGCAATCTCGCGACACTGCTGTTCTTCGGCGGTGTCGGTGCGCTCCTGATCGGCTCGACCCTGTTCCTGACCAAGGTGTGGCATCACTCGGTCCTGCGGTCCGCGCTGGAGGTCCTCCCGGGGCCGGTGATGGCCATGGCGGTCGCCGTGCCGAGCGGTGTGCTCGCGGCCCGGCACGGCGTGCGGATGGTCGGGTTGGTGGGCGGTGTGCTGTTCGCGGCGGGCGGCGTCTGGTGGGCCGTCGTGCCGGGCGCAACCCCGGACTACGCCGCATTCCTACCCGGATCTTTCATCGGCGGAACAGGATTCGGCCTGATTCTGCCGTGCCTGTCGGCGGCGGCGACCCTGTCCCTGCCACCCGAGCGTTTCGCCACCGGCGCGGCCATGACGTCGATGTGCCGTCAGGTCGGGATCGCGCTCGGGGTCGCGATGGTGACGGCGGTGCTCGACGGTGATCCGGGCGTCGACGCCTATCGCTCCGCGTTTCTGATCATGGCGGCTTTCGGGCTGGCCAGCGGATTCGCGTTGTGCGCGATCGTGCGCGTGCCCCGTGGGAACACGGCCGCGGTGCGATCGCCGGCAGCAACACAACAAGCCGCATGA